In Leptospira harrisiae, a genomic segment contains:
- a CDS encoding SDR family NAD(P)-dependent oxidoreductase has protein sequence MELKGANILVTGSAGGLGKAMAYRLGKAGANIILSDIQKDKLDETVALFQKEGIKTTGIVANVAKEEDSIRLIEEASAFQGSLDVAILNAGILRDGLLIRVDKETGKVKGKMGIDQWQSVIDVNLTGVFLTAREAAAKMVEQKKGVIIPIASIAMHGNSGQTNYSAAKAGVAAMTVTWSKELAKFGIRVAGIAPGFIGTEMVLKDMNPEALEKWKSIIPVGRLGEPDEIASTAEFIIFNDLVTGVVLEISGGVRI, from the coding sequence ATGGAATTAAAAGGTGCAAACATTCTCGTCACTGGTTCGGCCGGTGGACTCGGAAAAGCAATGGCTTACCGCTTGGGTAAGGCAGGTGCCAACATCATTCTCTCAGACATCCAAAAAGACAAATTGGACGAAACCGTAGCTCTGTTTCAAAAAGAGGGAATTAAAACAACTGGCATTGTGGCCAATGTCGCTAAAGAAGAAGACAGCATTCGTCTTATTGAAGAAGCGAGTGCATTCCAGGGTAGCCTTGATGTGGCCATTCTGAACGCAGGAATTTTGCGTGATGGACTACTCATCCGAGTGGACAAAGAAACGGGAAAAGTTAAAGGCAAAATGGGAATCGACCAATGGCAATCGGTCATTGATGTGAACTTAACCGGTGTGTTTCTTACCGCACGCGAAGCGGCAGCAAAGATGGTGGAACAAAAGAAGGGAGTGATCATTCCCATTGCGTCCATTGCTATGCATGGAAATTCAGGACAAACAAATTATAGTGCTGCCAAGGCGGGAGTTGCTGCAATGACTGTGACTTGGTCAAAAGAACTTGCTAAGTTTGGAATCAGAGTGGCAGGAATAGCTCCAGGATTTATCGGAACTGAAATGGTTCTAAAAGATATGAATCCGGAAGCATTAGAAAAATGGAAGTCAATCATTCCAGTAGGGAGACTTGGTGAACCAGATGAGATAGCGTCCACTGCAGAGTTTATTATCTTTAACGATTTAGTTACGGGAGTGGTATTAGAAATTTCAGGTGGTGTTCGAATCTAA
- a CDS encoding UbiD family decarboxylase: MVSLRSTNDFVRLLQTEGELHVISDLVDPHLELAEIQRRVVAKKGPALLFTNVKGTKFPVATNLYGSEKRIHLAFGPKPVATIQRLAKLAKEIFPPRFSKLWKERSLGLLPFQVGLKQVRRAPVLSGSVLSTQELPQVVSWPKDGGAFVTLPLVYTQHPESGNGNLGMYRVQLFKDKTVGMHIQIHRGGGFHYYEAEKKGESLPAHVYIGGPPALTIAAVAPLPEEIPELVFASFLMGEKLRMKKDKTISPYPIVADADFALIGSIPPYARKPEGPFGDHYGYYSLLHDYPYLDLTHVLHRKDAIWAATVVGRPPQEDHYIAEFLQDLLSPMFPLVMPQVLGVWAYEESGVHSLAAAVVKERYFREAFMGALRILGEGQLSLTKCLLVTNERVNLKNFSETFKVITERSDPKTDFFIFSHISQDTLDYTSGTVNKGSKLLWMGIGDTNAPVKFPNLPREFTGNFKDKRFTKPKVFLPGVLVVEGSLHSKNDQLAIALLEEDLGRFHYVFLVDDSEDAVRTDSDFIWTMFTRMEPASDVYARTETKQNHIAYQVPIVFDCRMKPWIPEVLLPLPETVKQVDTKFGKIVDSIGK, from the coding sequence ATGGTTTCACTACGATCTACCAATGATTTTGTCCGACTTTTGCAAACAGAGGGAGAACTCCATGTGATTTCTGATCTCGTGGACCCCCATCTGGAACTGGCAGAAATCCAGAGACGAGTTGTAGCAAAAAAAGGCCCAGCCCTTCTTTTTACCAATGTCAAAGGGACCAAGTTTCCTGTGGCCACCAATCTTTACGGATCTGAAAAACGAATCCATTTGGCCTTTGGGCCAAAACCTGTGGCGACCATCCAAAGACTGGCCAAACTCGCAAAAGAGATATTTCCCCCGAGGTTTTCTAAACTTTGGAAAGAACGGTCCCTAGGACTTTTGCCTTTCCAAGTAGGTTTAAAACAGGTGAGAAGGGCCCCAGTTCTCTCTGGTAGCGTTTTATCCACACAAGAGTTGCCCCAAGTGGTTTCTTGGCCAAAGGATGGAGGAGCCTTTGTCACTCTACCTCTGGTATATACACAACATCCAGAGTCGGGGAATGGAAATTTAGGCATGTACCGTGTGCAGCTTTTCAAAGATAAAACTGTAGGAATGCACATCCAAATCCACCGCGGTGGAGGATTTCATTATTATGAAGCAGAAAAAAAAGGAGAGTCTCTGCCGGCTCATGTCTACATTGGTGGACCGCCAGCCTTAACCATCGCCGCTGTGGCACCACTTCCTGAAGAGATTCCAGAACTTGTTTTTGCCTCCTTTCTTATGGGTGAAAAACTCCGGATGAAAAAAGACAAAACAATTTCTCCCTATCCCATTGTGGCAGATGCCGATTTTGCTCTTATAGGTTCCATCCCACCGTACGCAAGAAAACCAGAAGGTCCCTTTGGTGACCACTATGGATACTATTCTTTGTTACACGATTATCCTTATTTAGACCTAACCCATGTCTTACATAGAAAGGATGCCATCTGGGCGGCTACTGTAGTGGGAAGGCCTCCCCAAGAAGACCATTACATCGCTGAATTTTTGCAGGATTTATTATCTCCTATGTTCCCGCTGGTGATGCCGCAGGTACTTGGTGTTTGGGCCTACGAAGAATCGGGAGTCCATTCCCTTGCTGCCGCAGTGGTGAAGGAAAGGTATTTTCGCGAAGCCTTTATGGGGGCACTTCGCATTTTAGGAGAAGGGCAACTATCACTCACAAAATGTTTACTTGTCACAAACGAACGAGTGAATTTAAAAAACTTTTCAGAAACTTTCAAAGTCATCACAGAACGATCAGATCCAAAAACTGACTTTTTTATTTTTAGTCATATCAGCCAAGACACTTTAGATTATACAAGTGGAACCGTGAACAAAGGTAGCAAACTTTTATGGATGGGAATTGGAGACACAAATGCACCTGTAAAATTTCCAAATCTTCCGCGAGAGTTTACTGGAAATTTCAAAGACAAACGTTTCACCAAACCAAAAGTTTTTTTACCAGGAGTCCTTGTGGTGGAAGGTTCACTTCATTCTAAAAATGACCAATTGGCAATTGCCTTATTAGAGGAAGACCTCGGTCGTTTCCATTATGTATTTCTTGTGGATGATTCCGAAGATGCTGTGCGAACAGATTCAGATTTTATATGGACGATGTTTACAAGGATGGAACCTGCATCCGATGTTTATGCTAGAACAGAAACCAAACAGAATCATATCGCATACCAAGTCCCGATTGTATTTGATTGCCGAATGAAACCCTGGATACCAGAAGTCCTTCTTCCTCTTCCAGAAACGGTAAAACAAGTAGATACAAAATTTGGAAAAATCGTCGATTCGATAGGAAAGTAA
- a CDS encoding histidine kinase, translating into MAKPFVELETQIPDLVKAKSKIVVRSSRMNRQLEQYVLGLITNILSEVGQSQFVEMLYTISKELTINGIKANQKRVFFEDEGLDITDESDYLQGIKEYSKKFSEKMADEYGKRCLARGVYVQIKFHYCLDGLLVEVTNNTPVIKTEEARMREKMKKSMGYNDIAEFYMDNMDNTEGAGLGIALIMILLKNEGVDPNLFRIITHADRTVARVEIPFNDNYVSFRSAELAEI; encoded by the coding sequence GTGGCGAAACCATTTGTAGAATTAGAAACACAAATTCCCGATTTAGTAAAGGCAAAATCCAAAATTGTCGTAAGGTCTTCTCGGATGAATCGCCAACTAGAACAATATGTTTTAGGCCTCATCACCAACATCCTTTCTGAAGTAGGACAATCACAATTCGTTGAGATGCTTTATACAATCTCCAAAGAACTGACCATCAACGGAATCAAAGCCAATCAAAAACGTGTGTTTTTTGAAGACGAAGGTCTAGACATCACTGATGAAAGTGATTACCTTCAAGGGATCAAAGAATATTCCAAAAAGTTTTCAGAGAAGATGGCTGATGAATACGGCAAACGTTGTCTCGCCCGAGGTGTCTATGTCCAAATTAAATTTCACTACTGCTTGGATGGACTGCTTGTGGAAGTCACAAACAACACTCCGGTAATTAAAACCGAAGAAGCCCGGATGCGTGAGAAAATGAAAAAGTCAATGGGTTATAATGATATTGCTGAATTCTATATGGACAATATGGATAATACAGAAGGTGCCGGACTTGGGATTGCCCTCATCATGATCCTCCTCAAAAATGAAGGGGTTGACCCTAACCTATTTCGAATCATAACCCATGCAGACCGTACGGTTGCTCGGGTAGAAATCCCATTTAACGACAATTATGTGTCATTTCGCAGTGCAGAACTAGCAGAAATTTAA
- a CDS encoding glycosyltransferase family 2 protein — MKYFLEIRKNPNLLSIIIPCYNEESVLPYLKDRLNLFLKTLPAKAEVIFVNDGSDDHTIFQLVEWSKEDPRIQVVSLSRNFGHQIAVTAGMDYAKGDAIVIMDADLQDPPEVILEMLAKYRDGYDVVYGQRLARSGESFFKKVTAWAFYRIMKVLVHKDLPLDSGDFRLISRRCLDALNGLRENHRFLRGMNAWIGFPQTPVFYNRDPRVAGETKYPLRKMLKLAMNAAVSFSPLPLRFSLGLGIIVAIIGFAVGAYALFRAFQHFILQMPIVYNPGWATIVTLICLIGGSILISIGILGEYIARIFEESKGRPLYVVEFVKGKTIKSKKK; from the coding sequence ATGAAATATTTTTTAGAAATTAGAAAAAATCCTAATTTGCTTTCTATCATTATTCCATGTTATAATGAAGAATCAGTTCTTCCTTATTTAAAAGATCGACTTAATCTTTTTTTAAAAACACTGCCAGCGAAAGCCGAAGTAATTTTTGTGAATGATGGTAGTGATGATCATACTATTTTTCAATTAGTTGAATGGTCAAAAGAAGATCCGCGCATTCAAGTAGTAAGTCTTTCTCGTAATTTTGGTCATCAAATAGCGGTCACTGCCGGGATGGATTACGCCAAGGGTGATGCAATCGTCATCATGGATGCGGACTTACAAGATCCCCCGGAAGTTATTTTGGAGATGTTAGCTAAATATAGAGACGGATATGATGTTGTCTATGGTCAAAGACTAGCTAGGTCGGGGGAGTCCTTCTTTAAAAAAGTGACGGCTTGGGCCTTCTATCGGATTATGAAAGTATTGGTTCATAAAGATCTTCCATTAGATTCTGGTGATTTTCGACTCATTTCTAGAAGGTGTTTAGATGCTTTAAATGGCTTACGTGAAAACCATAGATTCCTGCGTGGAATGAATGCTTGGATTGGTTTTCCGCAAACACCAGTTTTTTACAATCGAGATCCTCGCGTAGCAGGTGAAACAAAATACCCGTTGCGAAAGATGTTAAAACTTGCGATGAATGCTGCAGTGTCTTTTTCCCCTTTACCATTGAGGTTTAGTTTGGGTCTTGGTATCATTGTTGCCATCATAGGTTTTGCTGTAGGTGCATATGCCTTGTTCCGAGCTTTTCAGCATTTTATTTTACAGATGCCTATTGTATATAATCCGGGATGGGCGACAATTGTAACGCTCATTTGTCTGATTGGCGGATCTATTCTTATATCTATCGGAATATTGGGTGAATATATTGCTCGTATCTTTGAGGAATCTAAGGGCCGACCTCTATATGTCGTAGAGTTTGTTAAGGGAAAAACAATAAAATCAAAAAAGAAATGA
- a CDS encoding ArsR/SmtB family transcription factor: protein MKIKTELSKQQLELAIKGIQGIAHPIRLLILYTLAKEEKTVGQLVELLGTSQSAASQHLSKMKNNGILESRKSSNQVFYSLKDPKFKDLIQTIVKVYKK, encoded by the coding sequence ATGAAAATAAAAACAGAACTCTCGAAACAACAATTGGAACTAGCCATTAAAGGAATACAAGGTATTGCTCACCCTATTCGTTTACTGATTCTATACACCCTTGCCAAAGAAGAAAAAACAGTCGGCCAACTTGTCGAACTGTTAGGAACCAGCCAGTCTGCGGCTTCCCAACACTTAAGTAAGATGAAAAACAATGGAATCTTAGAATCACGTAAGTCCTCAAACCAGGTATTTTATAGTTTAAAGGACCCTAAATTCAAAGACTTAATCCAAACGATTGTCAAAGTGTATAAAAAGTAA
- a CDS encoding phosphatase domain-containing protein has translation MNSMSQEPNTTQPIITDIKRIAVCGGSLGRERRSYVRGQVVDVGITDLMKAEGLWDLMTGLFIGEETKITPFLDFSLAPVRKPVLKLEVYDASGTKIYTSGKIKADEDGFFSCEIRDKLPVGFHDFQVILEGLDSFRQYSKDLAHLNNTEDSILGKTTIVGKGKLRILAEDYKGMVVTSDIDQTYLATDIHSGKGKFTAVFETPNQKQALPGMPELYRELRTSLTNAPLAFISASPHFFRRTMLATIAKDNIQIESLHLKYLEGTIKGVFDKVLGTIFNPIEFLQNGFKPAWSRTKKFLGASYQSLFDQMSYKLSILLYDRVYLPTEAKEILLGDNTESDYMIFTLYQIICMGKLGGDELEEYLYKLNFLGRDAITRDSAKKIRLLAEEIHRIHGTVNPVSLSLINKTNHGPNEVEMREKVKEALPTGMYDALFTKEQAFYGTEGAMGMAMILESEGYLNPEQILTIVAGMIGKVLEGKLVDEGFLLKLIDELTLPKKAEGTKQKVKEGLIAAFQT, from the coding sequence ATAAATTCTATGTCCCAAGAACCAAATACCACACAACCAATCATTACCGATATCAAAAGAATTGCTGTCTGCGGAGGATCTTTAGGAAGAGAGAGGCGCTCGTATGTGCGAGGCCAAGTGGTTGATGTTGGGATTACAGATCTTATGAAGGCAGAAGGCCTTTGGGATCTGATGACAGGTCTTTTTATTGGAGAAGAAACAAAAATCACACCCTTCTTAGATTTCTCTTTGGCTCCTGTAAGAAAACCTGTTTTAAAATTAGAAGTATACGATGCGAGTGGTACCAAAATTTACACCTCAGGCAAAATCAAAGCGGATGAAGATGGATTTTTTTCCTGCGAAATCCGAGACAAACTCCCTGTTGGGTTTCATGACTTTCAAGTCATCCTGGAAGGTCTAGATAGTTTTCGTCAATACTCCAAAGACTTAGCTCACCTAAACAATACGGAAGATTCTATTTTAGGAAAAACAACCATTGTGGGGAAAGGAAAACTTAGGATCCTTGCCGAAGACTACAAAGGAATGGTGGTGACTTCGGACATCGACCAAACCTACCTTGCCACAGACATTCATTCGGGAAAAGGGAAGTTCACGGCAGTGTTCGAAACACCTAACCAAAAACAGGCGCTACCTGGTATGCCAGAATTGTATCGGGAACTCAGAACCTCTCTGACAAACGCTCCTCTTGCTTTTATCTCAGCAAGCCCCCACTTCTTTCGCCGCACGATGCTTGCGACAATTGCTAAGGACAATATCCAAATTGAATCCTTACATTTAAAATATTTAGAAGGAACCATCAAAGGTGTTTTTGATAAAGTTCTCGGAACGATCTTCAACCCAATCGAATTTTTGCAAAATGGATTTAAGCCCGCTTGGTCACGGACTAAAAAATTCTTAGGAGCTTCCTATCAGAGTTTATTTGACCAAATGTCTTACAAACTTTCTATCCTTCTCTATGACAGAGTGTATCTTCCCACTGAAGCAAAAGAAATTCTTCTTGGTGACAATACAGAATCTGATTATATGATCTTTACTCTTTACCAAATCATTTGTATGGGCAAACTGGGTGGAGATGAATTGGAAGAGTATTTATACAAACTAAACTTTCTTGGTCGCGATGCCATCACCAGAGATTCAGCCAAAAAAATCCGGCTTCTGGCTGAAGAAATTCATAGAATTCATGGAACCGTAAATCCAGTTTCACTCAGCCTCATCAACAAAACAAATCATGGACCAAATGAAGTAGAAATGCGTGAAAAAGTAAAGGAAGCATTGCCAACAGGAATGTACGACGCACTTTTCACAAAGGAACAAGCGTTTTACGGAACTGAGGGTGCGATGGGAATGGCAATGATATTAGAATCAGAAGGATACTTAAATCCAGAACAGATTCTAACAATTGTGGCGGGAATGATTGGGAAAGTATTGGAAGGAAAACTTGTGGATGAAGGATTTTTGTTGAAATTAATCGACGAATTGACTTTACCAAAAAAAGCAGAAGGTACAAAACAAAAAGTAAAGGAAGGTCTTATTGCAGCCTTCCAAACTTAA
- a CDS encoding acyltransferase family protein produces MKEYFIEIFKKNKKEINELYGIRALSCYFVILFHCFAFSLESFPGHYAPYLSNAQNVEFLMSLFFVISSFLVSTSFSRELERASFLESWKNFVIKRSLRIFPAFYLILSITILIMAGILKKSQGMDGVSSFAEGLVGLKLKLSYWWTDLTYISNYFPNRILVHGWSLSMEEQFYLAMPIVFLFYTKFLRNRNQKVSFLIFLLLLPNFIRYYYFLNVPMESFEVYVQTLFHPIHTHFEPFVYGILLMELWRAGKVSANLPGAKISFFILFFVLFSLFCYICTLEFSESRQFFIIYRISFYSFFAFVIVFGAVGGFFSKVSWFLANPLLVFVGKLSYGIYLVHMLVNTTVMLSVLDHKVTANNDLSRLLKASVISLMVSTIIALISYLIVEKPFLKIREWTQARFDISTNSFYYVKGNVKERILVSFFLTLLSFFPYFVIKQMIAVDFIPGGQTSNFFLWTAMFIPIAINIVSLVLKKKLFFYFYLSRFQD; encoded by the coding sequence ATGAAAGAATATTTTATTGAAATTTTTAAGAAAAACAAAAAGGAAATTAATGAGTTGTACGGAATTCGTGCCCTCAGTTGTTATTTTGTAATTTTATTTCACTGTTTTGCGTTCTCTTTGGAGTCTTTTCCCGGTCATTATGCACCATATTTATCCAATGCCCAAAATGTTGAATTTTTAATGAGTTTGTTTTTTGTGATCAGTTCCTTTTTAGTTTCAACTTCCTTTTCAAGAGAACTAGAGAGAGCAAGTTTTTTAGAAAGTTGGAAGAACTTTGTGATCAAACGCTCGTTAAGGATCTTTCCTGCCTTTTATTTGATTCTTTCTATTACGATTCTAATAATGGCCGGAATTTTGAAGAAAAGCCAAGGAATGGATGGTGTTAGTTCATTTGCGGAAGGACTTGTTGGTTTAAAATTAAAACTATCTTATTGGTGGACTGATCTTACTTATATTTCCAATTATTTTCCTAACCGAATTTTGGTACATGGTTGGTCGCTTTCCATGGAAGAACAGTTTTATTTGGCAATGCCGATTGTTTTTTTGTTTTATACGAAGTTCTTACGGAATCGAAATCAAAAGGTTAGTTTTTTGATTTTTCTTTTACTTCTCCCCAATTTCATTCGTTATTACTATTTTCTGAATGTGCCAATGGAATCGTTTGAAGTGTATGTTCAGACTTTATTTCATCCAATACATACTCATTTTGAACCATTTGTTTATGGGATATTGCTGATGGAACTCTGGCGGGCAGGAAAAGTTTCTGCTAACCTGCCAGGTGCAAAAATAAGTTTTTTTATTTTATTTTTTGTTTTGTTTTCACTTTTCTGCTATATTTGTACATTAGAATTTTCTGAATCTAGACAGTTTTTTATCATCTATCGAATTAGTTTTTATTCTTTTTTTGCTTTTGTTATTGTTTTTGGTGCCGTGGGTGGATTTTTTTCCAAAGTGTCTTGGTTTTTGGCAAACCCCTTATTAGTGTTTGTGGGTAAGTTGAGTTATGGGATTTATTTGGTACATATGTTGGTAAATACAACAGTTATGTTGTCTGTTTTGGATCATAAAGTCACAGCAAATAATGATTTAAGTCGATTGTTAAAAGCGTCAGTAATTAGTTTGATGGTATCCACAATAATTGCACTCATTAGTTACCTTATCGTGGAGAAACCATTCTTAAAAATCCGTGAGTGGACTCAGGCAAGGTTCGATATTTCTACAAATAGTTTTTATTATGTAAAGGGGAATGTGAAAGAAAGAATTTTGGTATCTTTCTTTTTAACTCTTCTTTCCTTTTTTCCATATTTTGTGATCAAACAAATGATAGCTGTCGACTTTATCCCAGGAGGGCAGACATCTAATTTTTTCTTATGGACGGCAATGTTCATTCCTATTGCAATCAACATAGTAAGTCTGGTTTTGAAAAAGAAATTGTTTTTTTACTTTTATCTCAGCCGATTCCAAGACTAA
- the rfaD gene encoding ADP-glyceromanno-heptose 6-epimerase → MAKKLTLVTGGAGLIGSQIIEDLNHNGKTDILVVDHLGTSEKWKNLQRNFFLDYYEKDKFEAMFDSGNSILNEISEIYHLGACSATTEKDATYLMQNNFHYTKKLAEYAVGKNIPFLYASSAATYGEGEFGYNDKAAIENLKPLNMYGYSKQLFDLYAKKVGIADRLVGLKYFNVFGYGEAHKGEMRSLVLKGYEQIRDTGKLKLFKSYKPEYKDGEQKRDFLYVKDASKISIYLLSERKYGLYNVGRGIAETWNDLANALFASMEKPVNIEYVEMPDSLKGKYQYYTCAEMEKISQTGYPFGYTNLRDAVAEYVRFLLEERN, encoded by the coding sequence ATGGCAAAAAAACTAACACTCGTCACTGGAGGCGCAGGCCTCATCGGATCACAAATCATTGAAGATCTAAATCATAATGGGAAAACTGATATCTTGGTTGTTGACCATCTGGGAACATCAGAAAAATGGAAAAACCTTCAAAGAAATTTTTTTCTAGATTATTACGAAAAAGATAAATTCGAAGCGATGTTCGATTCGGGAAATTCAATCTTAAACGAAATATCTGAAATTTACCATTTAGGTGCTTGTTCTGCTACTACAGAAAAAGATGCCACCTACCTAATGCAAAATAACTTTCATTATACGAAAAAATTGGCAGAATATGCTGTAGGCAAAAACATTCCTTTCCTTTATGCTTCCAGTGCTGCCACTTATGGTGAAGGAGAATTCGGTTACAACGACAAAGCCGCTATCGAAAATTTAAAACCGCTAAATATGTATGGATATTCCAAACAGTTATTTGATCTTTATGCCAAAAAAGTGGGGATCGCAGACAGACTTGTGGGACTTAAATATTTTAATGTGTTTGGCTACGGGGAAGCGCACAAAGGGGAAATGCGAAGCCTTGTTTTGAAAGGATATGAACAAATCCGTGATACCGGAAAATTAAAATTATTCAAATCCTATAAACCCGAATACAAAGATGGGGAACAAAAACGGGATTTTTTATACGTAAAAGATGCTAGTAAAATCAGTATTTACCTTCTTTCTGAACGAAAGTACGGATTGTACAATGTTGGTAGGGGGATTGCTGAAACTTGGAACGACTTAGCGAACGCTTTGTTCGCATCCATGGAGAAACCGGTCAATATCGAATATGTGGAAATGCCAGATTCATTAAAAGGCAAATACCAATATTATACCTGTGCTGAAATGGAGAAGATAAGTCAGACTGGATATCCCTTTGGTTATACAAACCTCAGGGACGCAGTCGCAGAATACGTTCGGTTCTTATTAGAAGAAAGGAACTGA
- a CDS encoding LA_3751/LA_3752 family putative glycosyltransferase, with amino-acid sequence MKEGKIKNWIFWISFTLAVFYSIEYTQPRFSLFQDSHDKAVQTLSIWKNHFLGEDLYYPAKTFDPSLEFFHLAKNLRIQYKEKLVSAFPLQFAFLMAPFLSFLRIEFLPYTSFVFLALGFFILNKHYNFSLFLLILTYFTTFLWPLSWEYSEFPAVFAFSIYGLSPFLRKNKSRFHNGLAGLALAWVITVRLDTLPFLGLFFLTHAFFFVKRRGVHQFITYFQIYFYFFTSMFMFLLVQMTINQLLYGHFLGTRFLANSEGFAVAFSERLQWFQSLLFFSNLKIGFFGYIPFALFLIFFYWLRFNKIADSKKSLLVAMTGTLLIIPWIAPNDGFNNWGPRFYTILIFPYIYLLKPLVPYFYKKKKKVFFAFLISFGLFSFSMGIIGAKIQKTKTNLVKKFSPILEEIKPDILVFQDYLNLYTSGTYYFSHTVIVSYTTDSNTNLLKRIAPLYPNQKVAFVAWNPDLFSKEIKDAINEDKRKSGYPISDWDINRLEDQMRIITEDFHILDRQTYRIWIGTLKSKG; translated from the coding sequence ATGAAAGAAGGCAAAATTAAAAACTGGATCTTTTGGATATCATTTACTCTGGCAGTTTTTTATTCGATTGAATATACTCAACCGCGCTTCTCCCTTTTTCAAGACAGTCACGATAAAGCAGTACAAACACTCTCTATTTGGAAAAACCATTTTTTAGGAGAGGATTTGTATTACCCTGCAAAAACGTTTGATCCCTCTCTTGAATTCTTTCACTTAGCAAAAAATTTACGCATCCAATATAAAGAAAAACTAGTGAGCGCTTTCCCTTTACAATTTGCATTCCTCATGGCTCCGTTTTTATCATTTTTACGGATAGAATTCTTACCATATACTTCGTTTGTGTTCTTAGCTCTTGGTTTTTTCATACTAAACAAGCATTATAACTTTTCTTTGTTTTTGCTTATACTAACCTATTTCACTACTTTCCTATGGCCGTTAAGTTGGGAATATTCAGAATTTCCTGCAGTTTTTGCCTTTTCTATCTATGGCCTCAGTCCTTTTTTAAGAAAAAATAAGTCAAGGTTTCACAATGGTTTAGCTGGTTTGGCATTAGCCTGGGTAATCACTGTTCGATTGGACACTTTGCCTTTTTTGGGATTATTTTTTTTAACACATGCTTTCTTTTTTGTAAAAAGAAGAGGAGTCCATCAATTCATAACTTATTTCCAAATCTATTTTTACTTTTTTACATCAATGTTTATGTTTCTATTAGTTCAGATGACCATAAATCAATTGTTATATGGACATTTTCTAGGAACACGCTTCTTGGCAAATAGTGAAGGATTTGCGGTTGCATTCTCAGAAAGATTACAGTGGTTTCAGAGTTTATTGTTTTTTTCCAATTTAAAAATTGGCTTCTTCGGATATATTCCCTTTGCACTATTTCTTATATTTTTTTATTGGCTCAGATTTAACAAAATTGCTGATTCAAAAAAGTCACTGTTAGTGGCAATGACGGGAACTTTACTGATAATTCCCTGGATTGCGCCAAACGACGGATTTAACAACTGGGGACCTCGATTCTATACTATATTAATTTTTCCTTATATATACCTGCTGAAACCATTGGTTCCATATTTTTATAAAAAAAAGAAAAAGGTGTTTTTTGCCTTTTTGATTAGCTTTGGTCTTTTCTCTTTTTCCATGGGTATCATAGGGGCCAAAATACAAAAAACAAAAACAAACTTAGTAAAAAAGTTCTCTCCAATTTTAGAGGAAATAAAACCCGATATTCTAGTATTCCAGGATTATCTAAACTTATACACAAGCGGAACTTACTATTTCAGTCACACAGTAATTGTTTCATATACAACTGATTCAAATACCAACTTACTTAAGAGAATCGCACCATTATACCCAAATCAAAAAGTTGCGTTTGTTGCCTGGAATCCTGATCTATTTTCGAAAGAAATAAAAGACGCAATAAACGAAGATAAACGAAAGTCTGGTTATCCCATTTCTGATTGGGATATAAATCGATTAGAAGATCAAATGCGAATCATAACCGAAGATTTCCATATTCTGGATCGACAGACATATCGCATTTGGATTGGAACTCTTAAATCGAAAGGCTAA